Within Telopea speciosissima isolate NSW1024214 ecotype Mountain lineage chromosome 8, Tspe_v1, whole genome shotgun sequence, the genomic segment CTCCCACTCCCTACTGTTTATTGTCTAAAATACACTTCTCTAGTCCAATCAGAGGGTCTGATGGAGTGGataaagagattctctcttcaccataaGTGAAAAGAAATTGAGTCCTCAAAGAATTTTTTAACTTGAGCAAATAACTTTTGTACAGCTGCGTTGCCCATGTGGGCTTCTAAGATCTTCCTCCCCATGTCAAGTGTCATTCCTCCCTATTCTTCTTTTGTGTCTCTCCTCCCTGGAAGACTTCAGATTGTGAAACTTCACTTTGTTTCAAAAGACGTGTGTAATGCATGAGGTTTCTGTCACTGCAtgatctggggagggtcataatgtatgcaatctTATCCCTGCTTGACGGAGAGATTGTCTaccttgtctttttttttattttttttttttatttcattctaatatttttttttctttggtaatataaaaaaaaaaaataaccgtGCACGAGGGAGATCAACGTGGGTTGAAATAACCAAAACGTTTCCCCCTATTTGAAGAATCATGTATGGTAGCGGTGTCATGCACGAATCCCCTTCCCATAAGATAATAAGTCAAAATTGATAAAATAATACCTTTTTATTTGAGGAGGGGTGTGGGGAGTTTGGTTCCTCTAGACACAGGTGCGcatacatgtgagaggcaaccacctgtcctatttttaccatttacaagaGAAGggatatttatgaaaacaaaataaaataaatatgtgATTCAGTGGTTGGCTTTGAGATGTACGTACGTGCAAATGATCCCTGTTCGGGTGTGGGGgcctttaaaatttttttggggtcaaaATCGTCTTCCATTACATTTCATTTACCTTCTTACCAAAATATCTGAATTTTAGCAATAATACAGTAATGGGATAGACATGTTGCCGGGGGTGCACGGTTCATGTACAAGACCTTAGATGGGCACAAAAGTCCCAGCCAAATGACAAAAGCACCATCCATCCCTTATTTTGATGAATTGATGCATGGAATCTcccttgcattttttttgggggtaaaaatCTCCCGTGTATTTTCACTCGTCGATCCTGTAGATTTTTGCCATTCCGGCAAGTCTGTTTAAAAGTAGGTTGTGGCAGCGTGTCGGCACGTGTGGGCTATGTGGCGTTGAACTTCTCGACACGTATGGGGCCCCCTCTTTTGGCACGTATGTGCATGCGCCTAAAATTAGCAGTGACATTTGCTTGTTATCTAGGGAAGTGGTCGTGACCCAACCTCTCGTctggatgacccagtcaatgaCATATGAGACCGGGTCAATTTCCACTTCTTGGTGTTGGATaccgtatatccataccttgcgTTTATCATGTTATCCATCAGCTTTATATATTGTATTTCCTTTTGTTTGGTGTTGGGCACGCATGATTGAATAGCCTtgctttctacccaaaaaaaaaacataggaaTAGTCACAAAGTCAAGAcaagtattaaattaaaaaaaaaaatagagtatgACCatataatcaattttttttttcttttggtaagaAACAATGATTTATTAGAACATGCAACAACCCAATGATTTGAGACCAAACATAATTCTCGTAGCCAAGGACTGGAAATAGGCCAAACCTTCGAGCATGTAATCGATAGGGCCTTCCGAGCCAGGGAATCAGCCACAGTGTTTATCTCCCTTGGAACATAACTGAAATTACAGACAGAAAACAAGGATGATAAATgtaaaatatcatcaacaattTGACGGATTAGCAACGGCGAAGGGTGGTTTCCATCGGTCAAGAATCTGATTAGGTTGATATTATCAGATTCAATAACAACTCTCATATGTCCATATGCTTGTAGATCCATCAAACTTTGACGAACAACCATCGCCTCACCCACCAAAATATCAGTGAAATGACGTGGAGATGACACAGCCATAATCGGTGCACCCAAAGAATTCTGCTTGACATAACCAAGACCACCAAAAGAACTATCCAAAGGTAGACTTGCATCACAGTTGCATTTAATGAAATCGGGTTCTGGTAATTGCCACTGAAGATGAGCATTTATAGTTGCAGGAGAAGCACCATGTACAACAAGAAGTGATCCTAAAAAATCCTTACCTGTCGAAGATGTTGCAGCAATAATATCCTCTGGTTTCCATGTGCGACGACCAAAAACAAGATCGTTGCGAGCAAGCCAAAGTTACCAGCAAATAAAGATGGGGTGAAAACAACGACTAATGCTCTTTCTCCGTCGTCGAATATGGATACGAACTTTCAATGGTAGGATCAGCCTCGCATGCCTATAGAGCCATAACAAGACTAGCCTGCCCTTCCAATCAGAGTTATTACTGATCTGGTATCAATAACACCAGCCAATCGTGTTGGTACGGTGGGTTCCCCATGCTCactatttgggggggggggaggaaaacTTGCCCACCGAGTTGCCCCGGTGCCTTTAATAAGAGGGGAtgcaataaccaccctaccccctgcccaaacactctgtaTGGGTGAGGTCCACCCTCCTTAGTACAGGCACTGGgggggaactggaggagataattttctagTTAAAGGGAACCTAtagcatggttctaagtatcggtatcatatcgccTGTATAGGACGATATGTACCGGTTTTGATAGTCACCCatatcgataccgtatcgatagcatgatacaaacaaggggtaaaatggtcaaaaaaactcatttttaaagtttaggggtaattttgtccgctacagccgatccaggccgctatcatatcgattttgtaggttaccgatactcgttccgataccgtgcactaaaaccatgacgCATAGGGTAGGGTTGGAAAACAAACATAGGGAAGGGCAAATAGTATTTTCAGAATGCTAAACCAtgaccaaaatttaaaaaaaaataatttaatgcatattaatgaaatttaaaaaaaatacataaaaatgtaatacaaaattttttttggtacaaaAACATTTTATTCATAGTCCACATGTAAAATACATGGAGAGTGAAGAATACATCTCCAGAATTCATGGAATGACATTGGGTCAAACCGTCGTATAAAAATGCTAtacaattacattcataaaaaataatgaaagaatcTGCTAGAAAATCAAATTCCGAGTATACAATGACTCACTATTTACAATCAGACCCTATcacacaaaataaatttttttttgggtatgtaCCCTATCACAAACATTTCTTGCTTGATCAAGCTATGATAAGTTCAGTCATATTGGTGAAGACTTGAACAACCCGGTTCTGATGAGTGTGACCAGGTTCGGCCGCCCATTGCCGAAGAGTCCGCCATAGGCTCGCCGCCTTCCGCCGTGCCCTAATCGTTCCAATCCTCATCAAGTCCCAAATTGCTTTTTGAATCCTTGGGGTTAACGCCAATTTAGCCACCACCTCATTCCCTCCCCTCCGGCAAACTGTATCAAGCGCCGCGGCGGCACTCTCTTTCGCTCCCTCTGGACCATCCGTCAACACTGTCGCTAACTTCCCGATAGCCCCATCCGTCGTAGCTATAGCCATTGCTCCGCCCCTCTTCGCCATCACGGCCAGAATGGTCACCACTTCTTCCGGCGACTCCTCCATTAATTCCACAGCCATTTTCAGCACCCCACCTTCTATTAATCTCCCAATGCAGCCTCTTTCTCCCGCCAAATTCAAAATAGAAGCCAAAGCATCTCTTCTTGGACTTGCGGGTCCCACACTCGCCAGCTCTACTAATCCATGCACGACACGTTTCTTCCTCCCTATCTCCTTCCTGTAGGTATGCACACCTGAAAGGCTATACACCGTGGCAGCCGCACTTCCCTTCGCTTCCCACGTGGCACCTGATCTCAGCACCCTAACGACGCCGTCAATAACTCCGCCAGTTTCCATGATCATCGTCTTATTGGCTTCGAGAATAGATAGGTTAAGAATCGTAGTAACGGCGTTAAGTTGCAGGTCAGGATTATTTGAACCCAAGTGATCAACGAGTAGAGGAATCGCTCCAGACTCGGCGATGCAAGCACGGCTTTCGGAAACTGTTTTCGCAAGAGTCCTAAGCTCGTGAACGATCCGATTCGCCGTCTCCATTGACGGTGAATCACGGAGTTCGTTCACGAGAAACGACGCCGTCATCTTCGTGGCCTCCACCGCAGCCTTGCTCAATGTAACGCCGTTAGATTTATCGTTGGTCTCCGCCGTTTCAAATGGGAGTTTATTTTCACGGCACCACAACACGATCAAATTCTTCAATGCATGATTCGGGATCAGATTCATGTGAGCGAGTATTTGACCCGTTTTCGGACACGTGTTACGCCCAGAATTGATCCAGAGGCTGATGGAGGATCTATCATAGGTCTGCCCTGTTGCAACAACCACTGGATCACTCATCAATTCGAGGCTGATCGGGCAGAGGAAATCGGACGGGAACGAAGACATAGAGAGATCGTTTGTGCTGTTGGATCTCGGTGATGTGGTGATTCTCTTTGGTGACGAAGCACCGTAGAGGATGCATTTCGCGTAGCGAAGGAGGCCCATCAATGCGAGCATCTGAACCGTCGATTTCCCATCTGAAGAATCCAAACTCTGAACCTCGTCTTCAAGACACTCGATCTCGTCTCTGCAACTCGAAGAATcacttaaccctaatttctcgAAGATATTCTCCAGCTTCGATTGCTCAGGAACGATTGCTTTCTCTAAATCATCGAGCATCTTCAGAACCTCTTGCTTGAGATTCTCTGCGAAGGGATCCGCGAAAGTTGTAGCCTCGCAACACTGTTTTGTAAGCAGAACTACGAGCTCCTCCACGTCATCGTTCAAATCGAATTCTTTGAAAGGGAAAACGTCTAACAGAGTCGAGATTTCGAGTGTTATCTGATGAAAACTGTGAGAGACCGATTTGTGCTGCATCAAAAGCCACATCTTGCTTCCATTAGAACAGTCTTCAATCAAAGTTTTGATTCTCTGTAAAACTACGTATAATTCTTTGGAACAGAGAAGTGCAGATTGAGGGAGAAAGGAAATGGGAAGACGAAAAATCTCTTCGAATACGATTGCTAGGAGTTTAGATTTGCGGATTATAGAAGAGAAGGTGGGTTTGAGAAGGGACTGGAGAGGTTTAAGAAGGGAAATTTCTcgggagagaaggagaagagattgaAGGAGCTTTCGGTCGGTGAATTCAGGGGAGATGAAAGAGCTCGCTGAAggtcttctctttcttggtaGGAAAACTTGAGGAGGAATTGCCatgaaagaaacagagaaagctCGAATTCAGGTAGCAATCTGGCACAAATTGCAGTTCAACTCGATTACGCCGATGATGGGCAGGGTTCGATTATggaataaatcaaaaataaagaTCAAATTTGTCGATAGATATTAATAATCTGTCTGGGTATTGCAGTGTTGAAAATAAACGGAATGCTTTTGGGGTTTTGTAGAGAAAAGGCATAATAAAAACATGTTTTGAAAGAGCCaaagtggaggaagaagaagaagaagagaggagagttcCCAAAGGCCGAACTAATGACAAGTCTAATCTGATGGATTGTGTTTTGCAGGCGGCTTGGTCAACGGCAAATGCAACCAAGGTTGGAAACCAGTAAGGATAACGATTCAACCAGTAAGACCCTTTCAAGaattgtttttttataattaaatttctttctcCTCGCACAtcaaagagaaatagaaattgaattcttcttcttcttcttcttcttgaagtgGCTAACTACTACTCTAAATGTGGGGTAAGCTAAGGTTGTTGACACGTTAAATAGGGAGCATCTCAGTCATATTCTTTTCCTACATTTGCAAATCGTGCTTTCCAATGATAAGCCGCCAATAGCTTCGTGCTTTAAAATTCTAATAAGAAACCTCtaatccaaaataaataaataaataaataactaacaAACAAACAGGGGCCATGTTTACTGCCTTGGAACGCACAGGGTGCGCCCAA encodes:
- the LOC122671574 gene encoding U-box domain-containing protein 16-like, whose protein sequence is MAIPPQVFLPRKRRPSASSFISPEFTDRKLLQSLLLLSREISLLKPLQSLLKPTFSSIIRKSKLLAIVFEEIFRLPISFLPQSALLCSKELYVVLQRIKTLIEDCSNGSKMWLLMQHKSVSHSFHQITLEISTLLDVFPFKEFDLNDDVEELVVLLTKQCCEATTFADPFAENLKQEVLKMLDDLEKAIVPEQSKLENIFEKLGLSDSSSCRDEIECLEDEVQSLDSSDGKSTVQMLALMGLLRYAKCILYGASSPKRITTSPRSNSTNDLSMSSFPSDFLCPISLELMSDPVVVATGQTYDRSSISLWINSGRNTCPKTGQILAHMNLIPNHALKNLIVLWCRENKLPFETAETNDKSNGVTLSKAAVEATKMTASFLVNELRDSPSMETANRIVHELRTLAKTVSESRACIAESGAIPLLVDHLGSNNPDLQLNAVTTILNLSILEANKTMIMETGGVIDGVVRVLRSGATWEAKGSAAATVYSLSGVHTYRKEIGRKKRVVHGLVELASVGPASPRRDALASILNLAGERGCIGRLIEGGVLKMAVELMEESPEEVVTILAVMAKRGGAMAIATTDGAIGKLATVLTDGPEGAKESAAAALDTVCRRGGNEVVAKLALTPRIQKAIWDLMRIGTIRARRKAASLWRTLRQWAAEPGHTHQNRVVQVFTNMTELIIA